The DNA region CCGAAGCGAGGGTTTGACCATCTGGACTGAACCTGATATCACTGACACTCTCGATATGTCCTTTGAGCAGATTTTTAGTACGAAGCTGATTTAAATTTTTTTGTAACGTTGAGATTGGACTATAGACCGAATATTGAATGTGCTCTTTTTCGTGCGCTTTTGAGACCAGTTCTTTGGCGAGAGCAATGGATTCTAGAGTTGTCTCGATACGTTGAAATGGTGAAACTTCAAATTTTTTCGACAACAAAATACCTTGTTGTTCACGCTGTTCCCATTCGGTTTCAGTCTTGGCGAGCTTTTGCTGATTTTGAGAAACTTTTGCGCTTACTCCAGCAATTCCTGCCACAATGATAGCGACTGCTGACAAAACACTCGTGACCTTTAAGTTTCGAACACTACGACGATTTTCTTGTTCTAGATTCTGCTTTAGTTCTTTTGCTGTAGAGACTTCTAACTGAATATCAGCCAAGCTTTTCTCTGCTGCTTCTCGCTTAGCAACCTCCGCCTGAAACAAGACCTCAAAATCTTGCTCTTCGATCGCCCGCACATATTCCACTAGATAATCATGTACGAGCTGATATTTTGTCGTTTCACCGTCGCGATCCTGCACCTCTGAAACCAGATCCGACAACACCAAAATCTGCAATATCATCTCGACATTCTCTGTTCCTTGCCCAAGTTGCTGTATCCCAGTTTCGAGTTCATCAAAACTTTTAATCGGTCGTCTACCCTGCTTATCCGTCAGCAGAAACATGAGTTGATATGCCAACTTCTGATTGTCTGTTGCGCCACAATCCCTGACCACCGCATCCAGATAGCTCCGCACCAAAACCGCCTTCGGTGACTGTTTTTCCTTGACCCCTTTGATGGAAGCTTGCTGCTGATATTCTGCGAGAGTTGTGATGCCGCCTGCCGTTTCCTCTAGTTGTCGTCCGATAATCTGTAGCTCAATAGGTCTTACTCGTTCCGTCGTTGGATCAAGAAGGTCATCCACCACCACTGCAATAAGACCTTGATCTGGCTGAAAACTTGTTCGTTCCGTTAGCCTTTGGAAAACTTGGATTGCCTCATCCCGCGAGAAATTTTTTAGTTCGTAGCCATTGTCTCGACTGAGTAGATCAATGATTTGATTACCTCGTTTCAGTTGGTCGCGCCCCAACAAGAAATGCATATAGTCCCGCCGCAGCGAAAAGACGAGATTCACATGGGTAGTTTCGTTGGTTAGACGTCCCAGTAGCTCAAAAAATTGTTGGCGTTCTGTTTCCTGCTCATAGGTAAAAAAGAACTCCTCAAACTGATCAAAAATCAGCACCACTAATTGAGACTTTTGGTCACAGCTTTTCAGCACCTCAAAAATTTGTTCTTCTATATTCTCCCCCCTTCCAAAGGAGGACTGGGGGGGATCCTCATTAAGTCCCAAGCCTTGCCGATCCGTTTGTACCGAATTTTGTGGGTTAGATCCCCCTAAATCCCCCTTATCAAGGGGGACTTCTGTATTTGCTCCCTCCTTTAGTAAGGGGGGCTGGGGGGGATCCCTAAGAGGCTGTGCAGCACTCTGGACAATCCCTCCCTTTGACAGGGAGGCCTCTACCTTTTCCCCCCTTTCCAAAGCAGGGGGGCTGGGGGGATCTTCAGAAAGTCTAATATTCTCAGAGTTCGTTTGTTGCGACGACTGCGGATTGGATCCCCCTAAATCCCCCTTAGTCAAGGGGGGCTGGGGGGGATCCTCAATAGGTTGCGAAATATTAGATCCCCCTAAATCCCCCTTATCAAGGGGGACTTTGTTAAGTAATTCCGACAGTAAATTGTCCTGCCAATCCCCATAACTCCGAAACGTTACCTGCACATATCCATTCGGCGCTGACCGCTGACTCTTCGCCAACTCAGGAATCAAACCCGCATTCACCAAAGAACTTTTCCCGACACCCGAGTAGCCATAAATCACCGTTACCGCATGTTCGATACCTGTAATCCAGCCCACCAACTTTTCGACATCCTCACCCCGACCCGATGCCCGAATCGCCACCGACATGCCATCCTCATCCCGCCGCTGCTGAATCCGAGTTGCCCCGATAAACGATTTGAAACTGTACTCGTATTCCGCTAACTGCTTCTGTTCTTTTGCTCTGTAAGCTTCGAGATAGCGACCCAGCTCAAACAATATTTGTCGCTTCAGTTCGAGTAGACGGACATGGGCGCGGGACAAACTTTCACTATCGAGGCTTTCCTCTGCTTCCTCTAATAACGCTAAAGCACCCTCTAGTTTCTGCTCTTCGTAATAAATCTGAGCCAAACTCTGTCGCGCTAGGGCATAGGTGAAATTTTCATCCTCAAGCTCTCGGACAACAGGATCTAAATATTGCTTGGCTTGCTGATTTTTTCCTTGGAAGAGCAGCGCATCCCCTAACCAAAATTGAGTTTTTAGATATAGCTTGCGCGATGATTTAGATTGTTGATTTTCTAGGAGCGCAAGGGATCGCCGAGCGTAGGTTTCTAGCTCATCCCATTTCTCTAGATAGCTCAGAATGCGCTGCCATCTCGGAAATGCCCACGTGATTGCGTCGTCTCTGCCGCAACTCTGCCATGCCTCTATCGATTGATTGATATAGCCGTAGCTCTGCTGCCAAAACGAATGTGGTTGCTGCTGCTCTTCGATGAGGCGCTTTAGTCTATCCGGTGAAATATAGGAGACATATTCTTGATCTGAAAACGCTCGTGAATAATAAATGCGTGACAGAAAATAATAAACACAGCCAATGGAAAAGCGATCGCCCAGCTCTTGATACAGCTCAATTGCTTTTTGGTAATGTTCAATGGCTAGCTCAGGCTGATAGATGCGCTGGCAAGTAATCCCGAAAAGCGTATAAAAACAAGCGATGGTTTTCTGCTCAAACTGCGCTAAAAGATTTTCTTGAATTAGCGATAATTCTGGCTTGAGGAGCGTTGCGAGTTCAACCGTAAATGACTGTTTTTTTGGAATACGACCTTCGAGATTATTGAGATAGATTTCGTAGGTAGAGTTGACGAAACGATTTAACTCTTGGGCATTAGCCACAAAGCCTACACCCACTGACCAACTTTCCAGATCGGGCGCAGAGTTCATCACTTCCCGGAATGCATCCTGAGTGAGCCAACAGACCATCGGCATCGGATAATCCCGCTTTAAAGATTCCCTCACCTGATTAATCGCAGTTAACAATTCTGGTAACTTTTCGATCCGCTCAAACCCTCGAATTAAGAGCCCATCAATATCATTGCGATGCGAGAGATTGCCCTGTTGCGCCAAAGCATCCAGCAAAGAGATTGTGTCGGGCTGAAGCTCAATCACTTCGAGATTTAGATCCGGTGTTTCAAGGAGAGCGTTGATGAGGCGATCGCGCAGAAACCGATAATTACAATGGGCAAAAATCAGCGCAAACTCACCCTGATAAATGGCGATCGTATCGCGCAGCTGCTCCAGGGAATTGTATTGCTCTACCGTGAAATGGATATCCTCTGCCATCGTGCCCTGTTCCTAATCTAGGCTTGCAGATCCTGTAATTTTTCTGCTCCCATGATAATCGGGTTTAAATCGAACCAAGAGGTTTGTGCCTCCTGATATTCAAACACCAACCGACTCGCAATCAATTTGTTGTAGTCGCGATCGCCCCCAATCTTTTTTGTTTGATAGACTTCCCGCAACATCTCATATTCCCCGTCATCCATGCTGAGAATCATGTTGTTAGAGCGCTGACGGATTTTCTCTTCGAGGGTCGCTTGGGTGAGTTTATCCTTACGCCAATCCTTTAAAGCCCAGTCCGACAATAGTTGCAATAAATTGCGCACGTGGCCACCACTAACCCGACACAAATGATTTAGGCTCTCTGGATCTTCAAAAACCTCTGTAATGTGAGCGTCCCATTCTTCTGGCTTTAAATCAGGAAATGCCCGCACTAAAACCATTTCGCGCATTTTCGCTAAACCTGCCGGATTATCCTCACCCGTCTTCGTTTTAATCCGCACCATCGGTAATGTTTTCGGCTGGGGGTTGTAGCGCGTCTCAATCAAACCGAAGCGATCGCCAAACCGGAGGGCTAGCGGCATCGTATAAACCATGTGACAGGGAAAAGACTGCAACACTTCTGCCTGTCCGATAAATAAATCCTCATGCTGATTGCGATTGTCGCCGCGTTCTACCCGATCGAGGTTATCGACGATCACCACCAATCCTTTCTTGTCCTGCTCCCGCACCAAATTCACCAACGGCTCAACCAATTCCTCATTGATATCCCGCAGCAACTCCGTTTTAATCGACCCCAAATAACGATTTAACTTTTCCCGCAATGCACTATCAATTTTGGCTTTTGCCGTAATTTTCGCGAATCCAGTCCCCACCGAAAAACTGCCATCACCCTGCACCGACGCGCCAATGCCACCCGCCTCGACTGCAAACTCATTCACCTCAATCGGAATATTTAAAACCTCTTTTGTCTTCTCGAAAATTCCTTTTAAGCCTCGCGCTGGTGGCAGCTTTGCTTCCGTAAAACTTCGATCAATACAAATGGCGATCGCTAACAGGACATCCACGATGCTGACATCTGCCTTTTCGAGGTAATCGGTCGATTCAAAATAAACTGTGAAATAGCCCTCTTGGTTGAGCTTGTGACGGAGAGCAAGAAGTTCCGTGGATTTGCCGCAACCAATATGCCCCGTAAATAAATGGCAGGTGTGATCCTCTGGAAAAATATCGATGCCATCAAAAATTTCATCCACCACCTGATCGCCGCGCACTTCAGAGAAATCCACATAAAAACGCTTATCCTCTGGGTCTCCAATATTCAAGGTTCCGTCTGGCTTCAAACGACGAATAAACCCTCTGAAATCAAATGACATCGCGACTGACCTAGGCTGAATAACGGCGGTTGCCTTAATAATAGGTCGAGATTCCGGCGGTAAAAATAATCAGTGACAGGACATTACTCTGCGCTCTGAGCCACAAGGGGATAAAGAGGTTCTTGCCCATTCAGTTGCCAAATACTAATCACCAAAACCGTTGCCACTGTTAGCCAGAGACAAGATGGCAAAATGATCCAGGCCGCTAAAGGAAGTACCTGCCAGTAGGCGATCGCCACTGCGAAAGAAGACAACAGAGGCCCCATAATTACCACTGGAACGGCAGCACCTAAACGACCTTCGACTGTGAAAATTGTGTTCCAAGTGTCACCGAGGGCGAGGTGAATCGCGTAGATAATCAAAGGCAAACTGAGAAAATTTTCGCTAGTGGCCAACCAAATATAGTAAGCAGACACAACTCGTAAAACCGCGATACTCATCCACACAATCGGAAATGCCAAAGGTGGTGGTGACCAAGTAGGGCGTTGGACAGAATCATAGCGTCTACCCGAGCGAGTATTGTCTAGGGGCGAAAAGAGGCGCGATCGCAACGTAAAAAACGCAAAAAATCCGCAAACCGCTGTGACCGTCATCCATGGTTGCGAAAAATATTGAGTCACCTGTGGCAGAAGAAAATTCATCCCCCAGAGCAGCGCCACTAATAATCCAATTTGGAGCGCTGTACCGAGAATATAGTTGACGGTCGCTTTCCCATCGAACTGTGGATTCTCTAGATCTGTCGCAATTTTTTTATCGTCATTGGCTTTTTCCTCGACGCCCATGACCGTTTGGACGCCGGATTTAACAATATTTTTTGAGTCCATCGTAGTGGTCTTGCCTAATCGCAGTATTAAAAAAGTGGTGTTTAAAAAGTATTGATGATCGTAAACGATTCCATGCGACGGCTCTAGATTTTTGGTATTGGTGACATAGGAGAGGATACTTGCAGTAACAGATCCACAAGAAGCTGAATGCATAGATATCTACTTTTTTACAGTCTGCTCATTCATCCCTCAGGCGAATGAAATTAAGAGAG from [Leptolyngbya] sp. PCC 7376 includes:
- a CDS encoding WD40 repeat domain-containing protein, whose translation is MAEDIHFTVEQYNSLEQLRDTIAIYQGEFALIFAHCNYRFLRDRLINALLETPDLNLEVIELQPDTISLLDALAQQGNLSHRNDIDGLLIRGFERIEKLPELLTAINQVRESLKRDYPMPMVCWLTQDAFREVMNSAPDLESWSVGVGFVANAQELNRFVNSTYEIYLNNLEGRIPKKQSFTVELATLLKPELSLIQENLLAQFEQKTIACFYTLFGITCQRIYQPELAIEHYQKAIELYQELGDRFSIGCVYYFLSRIYYSRAFSDQEYVSYISPDRLKRLIEEQQQPHSFWQQSYGYINQSIEAWQSCGRDDAITWAFPRWQRILSYLEKWDELETYARRSLALLENQQSKSSRKLYLKTQFWLGDALLFQGKNQQAKQYLDPVVRELEDENFTYALARQSLAQIYYEEQKLEGALALLEEAEESLDSESLSRAHVRLLELKRQILFELGRYLEAYRAKEQKQLAEYEYSFKSFIGATRIQQRRDEDGMSVAIRASGRGEDVEKLVGWITGIEHAVTVIYGYSGVGKSSLVNAGLIPELAKSQRSAPNGYVQVTFRSYGDWQDNLLSELLNKVPLDKGDLGGSNISQPIEDPPQPPLTKGDLGGSNPQSSQQTNSENIRLSEDPPSPPALERGEKVEASLSKGGIVQSAAQPLRDPPQPPLLKEGANTEVPLDKGDLGGSNPQNSVQTDRQGLGLNEDPPQSSFGRGENIEEQIFEVLKSCDQKSQLVVLIFDQFEEFFFTYEQETERQQFFELLGRLTNETTHVNLVFSLRRDYMHFLLGRDQLKRGNQIIDLLSRDNGYELKNFSRDEAIQVFQRLTERTSFQPDQGLIAVVVDDLLDPTTERVRPIELQIIGRQLEETAGGITTLAEYQQQASIKGVKEKQSPKAVLVRSYLDAVVRDCGATDNQKLAYQLMFLLTDKQGRRPIKSFDELETGIQQLGQGTENVEMILQILVLSDLVSEVQDRDGETTKYQLVHDYLVEYVRAIEEQDFEVLFQAEVAKREAAEKSLADIQLEVSTAKELKQNLEQENRRSVRNLKVTSVLSAVAIIVAGIAGVSAKVSQNQQKLAKTETEWEQREQQGILLSKKFEVSPFQRIETTLESIALAKELVSKAHEKEHIQYSVYSPISTLQKNLNQLRTKNLLKGHIESVSDIRFSPDGQTLASASADGTVRLWNLQGEELAVLEGHTDVVWEVRFSPDGQTFASASSDNTLRLWNLKGEELAVLEGHADVVLDVRFSPDGQTLASVSSDNMVRLWNLEGEELAVLQGHTDEVIEVRFSPDGQTLASASVDNTIRLWNLQGEELVTLQGHISEVYGVRFSPDGQTLASASFDNTVRLWNLKGEELVVLQGHTDQVWEVRFSPDGQTLASASFDNTVRLWNLKGEELAVLQGHTARVWDVSFSPDGQILASAAEDKTVRLWNLKGEELAVLEGHADEVWDVRFSPDGQTLASGSPDNTVRLWSFGGEASVVLLGYTGRVRFSPDGQTLASASLDNAVKLWDFQRKQSITLQGHTDLVWDIRFSPDSRTLASASADNTVRLWNLQREEFAILQGHTDRVSEIRFSPDGQTLASASDDSTIRLWNLQGEELAILQNHTNVVFDVRFSPNGQTIASSSRDNTVRLWNLQGDELVVFQGHTSGIGNIRFSPDGQILASASDDNTVRLWNIKGQSIAVLKGHTNEVIKVRFSPDGQILASISRDRTVRLWNLKGEELAVFQGHTDEVWNIAFSPDGETIASASKDGTVRLWNLQGDELAVFQGHTDRVFDVRFSPDGKTIASASGDDTVRLWKMETLDEMIARGCRYLQDYLLYSRDAEDKEEYRQMCQEYFL
- a CDS encoding TspO/MBR family protein; translated protein: MDSKNIVKSGVQTVMGVEEKANDDKKIATDLENPQFDGKATVNYILGTALQIGLLVALLWGMNFLLPQVTQYFSQPWMTVTAVCGFFAFFTLRSRLFSPLDNTRSGRRYDSVQRPTWSPPPLAFPIVWMSIAVLRVVSAYYIWLATSENFLSLPLIIYAIHLALGDTWNTIFTVEGRLGAAVPVVIMGPLLSSFAVAIAYWQVLPLAAWIILPSCLWLTVATVLVISIWQLNGQEPLYPLVAQSAE